TCGCCTTCTTTCTCCCGCAGCTGGGCCGCGCGAAACTGGGCCAACCCCGCAGTCTTGGTGAGAGGGAAGTCTTTCACCAAATCCTCATAGCGATCGATGGCCTTGCCAGTCTTGCCCCGGGTTTCGGCCTCGCTGGCCTCCCGCAACTCGGCCACCGCCTCTGCCTCGTTGGCCTCGAGCTCCTCTCGGGTGACCGACTGCTGAAGGTCATCGCCGAAAAGGCTGTTGAAAAAATCCGCACGGGCCGAGGAGCCGAGCGCGATGGATGCAAACAAAGGGAGGAATCTTCTCATGGAGCAATTCGGGTCAGGTGAGAGAGGGTCGAAACTAGAGCGAGGACGGTGGGGAGAAAAGTGAGAATTCGCAGAAGAGCCTTCAAAAATAGACCTTGGACGGGTCGTAGGCTTTCTCTGGGATCGCCTGATTCAGGGGGTAGGCCTCGGCCTCCTCGGCTTCCTCGGCCAGGGGCGCGGAGCGGTAAAAACAGGATCGGTAGCCTACGTGACAACAGCCCGGCCCCACTTGCTCGACTTCCAAAAGCAGGCAATCCTGATCGCAATCCACACGGAGGTCCTTGATTTTTTGCACATGGCCGCTCGTCTTGCCCTTGTGCCAAAGTTCTTGGCGGCTCCGGCTGAAATAAACGGCTTCTCCCAGTTGCAGCGTTAGTCGGAGAGACTCCTCGTTCATGTAGGCGACCATGAGGACTTCCTTAGTGGTGGCATCCTGGGCGACCGCCACGATCAAGCCTCGCTCATCGAACTTGGGAGCCAATAACAGACACTCCTCGACCGCATGGCGGTCATCGCGGTCGCCAAAAGGGGCAATCGTCGATTCCTGAGAGCTCTGTTCAGTGGACATGGGGAAACATCGTGAGGTCGTCTCTTTTGTAAAACCCGAATCGAGAGCAATCCAAACCTGCCGCCTCGAAAGCCAGCCCACTCAAGACCCCTTTCAATAACATGAGCCAATATTTGTAATGTATAACGATTAGTTCCGCTGGTGAGTCCGTGTGAATCAACCCGGCTCTCCAGTGCAGATTCCGGGCAGAATTTCCCTACCTCGAGTCATTCTTCCCCGATTGAGATCATGACGTGCTCGAAGGCGTTTTCCTCGCTCTCCCAAATCCCGAAACTCACTACCCCGAATCGCCCCATCACTTCGCCTGGATTGGCCCACAGCGTCTGACCTAGCCTCTTCTGGTAGCGCTGGTGGTCATGGCCGCTGAAGACCGCGTCGAGTGGGCCACTTTGGGCCAGCCGCAGCGCGACCTCTGGGTAGTGATAGAGCGCCGCCTTTCGACTGCCCACTTCCAGCTCGGCGTAGTGCCCGTGGAGTGAGACGTGCTCGTATCCGGTGGCGATTTGGCAGAGGAGAAATTCGTCTCCGTCGTTATTGCCGAAAATCGCCTCAATGGGCCCATCAAACCCTTCCGCCAGGGCTTTGAGCGAGAAAGGCGCGCAGAAATCACCCAAAAAAAACAGTCTTTGGCAGTTCAACTTTCTGACCTGCACCAGCACACTGGCTAGGTGATCGAGTCGATCATGGACGTCGCTGAGAATGGCGATTTTCATGGGAGAGAATCCCGAGGGATCCCTCTTTTCGCAAACGCCGATTCGTTCCGGCTTTTGAGTTAGCGCACCTCAATGAGGGCCTTCAAATGGGTGCTCAGTAAAAAGACTTCCATGCGATCGTTCTCGCGGCCCAAGACTTTGGCCATCGCCCGTCGATAGCCCTTCATTTGGCCAGCATAGCGTTCGCGCAGCTGGGCGACACTTTCCAGAGCGTCCGTCTTGAAGTCGACGATGGTGACCTGGTCAGGCTCGATAATGAGTCGATCGATGACACCGCTGACCCACTGACCGTCCAGCACCACATCAAATGCTTGCTCGCAACGCAGTTCCGCCTGGGCGTGGTAGGCTGCGCGATCAAAAAGCGAACCGATTTCAGGAACCTTCAAGCAATCATGAACCAGTTGGCCCTCCGGGCCTGAGCGCTCCGGGCGAAGCTCGTCCATCCAGCCAATTCGTTCGAAGATTGCATGCACGCGACTGCCAAATTCCCGACCGCTCTTCCTCCCGAACGCGGGTGGCGATTTCTCTTTAGCCTGCGAAGGAGTGCGGCGTTTGCGACGTTCCTTCGGCCGTTCTAGAGGCCTGAGGGGCTTCTCCCTCTGCTCCCCAGCTGGAGCAATGCCGTGTTCAGCCAACCAGTCGCCTTGCCGCTTCTCCCAAAGCAGCTCCGATCCAGGCCCTTCCTTGCCTTCCCTCACCAGGGCTGCCCGCAACCAATCGCCGAAACGGCGGTTTTGCTGACTGGTTCTTTCGCTATCGAGGAGCACATGGAGCGAGTGCTTGGCCCGAGTCAAAGCTACGTAGAGAAGGCAGAAGTTTTCGTAGCACTGATCGGCCTTCCACTGCTCGCTCCACTCCGAGAGAACCGGTTGGTTTTCGTAAATAATCGAGCTGGGCGGCAAGAGAAGCTGGTCGATCTCTCCCAGCTTTCCTTTCTTTTCCAAAATCTTGAGGTGATTTCCATGATCGAAGGCATCGCAATCGTCCAAATCGGGGAGCACCACCACATCCCATCCGAGCCCCTTGGCTTTGTGGAAGGTCATGACTTGGACCTGGCCGGACGCCCCCCCTTCTCTTTGTTTCAAATTCTCTAGAAAGAGGACCAATTCCCTCCAGGAGCCACCCTGATTGGCTTCTTCCCAAGCACGCGCGCCTAACAAGAACGCCTCCAAGCGCTGCCGCGTGAACTCGCTTCTCCCGGCCTGAAGCAAAGGCACCATGGCCTTTTCCAAGACCGCCACCAGACCCTCTTTCTGAGCGCACGTTTGCCAGGTCACCCAAGCTGCCGCCCGCTCCCCCAGCCAGCGTCCAAGAGGCGAGAGCTGCAAGTGCGCCCAAGCGAAGTCGTCCTCCGGGCAATGCAGCCAGCGGGCGAGATCCAGCAGGACGGCCCCGCCGGGATGGTCCTCAGCGATTGAGCGATCCCCCACCGCTTCCGCGGGCACCCCTTGCTTGCGAAGGAAATCGGCTGTCTCCAGAACCCGCTGGCCACTCCGCAGCAAGACCGCGCAAGTGGCCCCCTTCTCCCAGGCTCGTTCCTCTAAAAGAACCTCCAAAGTGCCCGCCAAGCGAGCCTTCTTCCAATCAGCTTCTTGGCCTCGTTCAATCAACAAGACCCTCGACCAACCGGGCTTCTCCTTGGCCGCCACCTGCCGATTGAACCTCCATCGCGCGAGCGACTCCTCCGGAAAGAGCGCGCCCGCCGGACTCGCTCTCAAGTCACAAACCGCATTGACCAAGTCCAGGATCACTTGGCTGGAACGCCAGGACTCGTCCATGGGCTTCGAGTGAAGCGCCTCTCCGTAATAGCTTCGCAGGTCCTGCATGAGGCGGGTCTCGCCTCCCCGCCAACCATAGATCCCCTGCTTGGTATCCCCTACTACAAAGAGGGAGCGAGTTCCCTCGGCATCTTGGGCCACCTCATCGACGAGTCCGTGAATGCCAATCCATTCCTTGCGACTGGTGTCCTGGAATTCATCTAGAAGCCAATGATCAAAGCGCGCATCCAAACGGAAATTCAACTGCTCCCGGAGCGCCTCACTCACGCCATCACTCAGGACGAGCTTCACGTCCGAAAAGCCCAAGCGCCCTCGACGGCGCACTCCAACTTCATAGGCGCTTTCAAACTTCTTGAGCAGCCCATAGACTCCCTGAGTGCGGCGCACTAGATTCCGCACCTCTTCCCGCAGCCAAGAACCGGCCAGCCCGGCCAGTTTGGCGGCAAGGGGTCCCTCGATTTCGAATCTCTGCGTTTTGGACTCATGGATGGCGAAGCCCTGATCCGAAAGAGCAGGCAAGAGCCGCAGCAAATGGCCGACGCCGGAGGGTGGGTTTTTCTTGGCGGGGACTCCGGGACGTTTTTCCTCCAGCCATTCAACCCCCTTGAGGAAGGTGTTTTGCACGGTCTTCCCCCCTTTTTGTATCGAGGCGGATTCCAATAGGTCGCGAATTTCTGGGGCGAGCTCCCAATATCGGGCCTCTCCAGCAGGGAGGCCTGTCGGCCAAATTTTCTCGGGGTTCCCCCAAGCGGCCTCATTTCGCTGCAAGAGATACCGCTCATGATGTTCCTCTGTGAAGGTGGTCAGGGTGCGATAGAGACGATTCTCCTCCTGGCCCATGGTGGCGCCACGAAAGGCCTCCAGAAAGGCATCGCTTTCCCGATGAGACGCCGACTGGTTGAGGATCCTAGCCAAAACGTCGATCCGGACCTCCTCCAGCGCGGCCTCTTCCAGGAGTTCAAAGCCTGCCACCCCTAGCTCGTAGGCAAAATTCCTTACGATACGGGCAAAGAAGCTGTCGAGCGTGCCCAGCGAAAGCCGGTCCAAATTCCTCGTTACGGCGTCCAGCAGCTGTTGACAGCGCCTTTGATCGAGAGCCTCCGGAAAGTCCCCCAAGCCCTCGACCACATCGGGGAGAGTTTTCTTGAGGTCCGTGGCCAGAGCCTCGGCCAGCTCGCGATCCCCAGCGGCCCCGGCCAAGCGTGAGAGAATCCGATCGGCAAACTCCCCCGCGGCCAGCCGGGTGAAAGTCAGTGCTAGGATCCGCTCAGGCGGGATGCCAAGGGCCAACAGGGTGAGAAATCGATTGGCCAGTTGGTAGGTCTTACCACTTCCCGCCGAGGCTTCGATCAAAAGATGACGAAACCTCATGCCACTCCCGCTCCCCCCTCCCGACCAAAGGCTTCGCTCAAGGAAGTTCCGCCCGCCGCCAGGGAGGCAAACTCATCAAACTTGGCCTCCTCGCCCGTCCACTCCGTCTCCGGAAGGAACTGCCCCGCGTCGATTCGGCGAACCGCCTCTTCCGCCCAGGCCAAGGCCTCGCTCTGGAGCGCTTCCTCCTCTTCCCAAGACTCAAAGTCGACCTCGCTCATGGCTCTCGGCAAATGGATGTAGCCAACCTGCGGGACCCTTCCCCCCGTCCACGTCTGCGCCGCGGCCCAGGCATAGAGTGGCAACTGGAGGTCGACCCAGCCACGGTCTTGTTTCTGTCGGCCCTTCTTGGGAACCAAGGGCCCGAGCGCGTCCCGATTCTCGGGCCACGCCTGCAAGTGTTGCTCCCCAGGAGACGTTCGCTTTCCGCTCGTCTTGTAGTCCCAAATCTGAAATTCCCCATCCCGCTCATCCACCCGATCGATCGTGAGATGAAACCTCCGCCCGCCTAATTCCAGCGCCGTCTCTCCGCGGAATTGGTATTCGGTCTCGACCACGCGCCAGCCCTCGGCTCGGTGCACAGCCTGCTCTTCAGCAAACTTCCGCAAGCGTTCTCGCAGCGACTCCGCTTGCACCGCCACCGCCAACGAAGGCTCCGGTCCAAAGAAACGAGCCAACTCTTGATCCAATTCCTGCGACAGAAATTCAGCGATCTCCTCGGCGTCGCTAGAACCTCTGCTCTCTCCCCTCCCAAATTGCTCCAAAACGCGATGCGCCAGGCTTCCGAAGTCGAGCGCATTCATTTCCCTTTTCTCGGGATCGGTCCGCTCCATCCCCAGGGCATGCTTGAGGTAGAATCGAAAAGGACATCGGAGGTAATCGCGCAACAGGCTCGGGCTGAGCGCCTTTTGCGCCGGGAACGCCAAGCCTCCTTCCGGTAGTTGCAGATTCCAATCCCTCTGCCAAACGACCGCCGACTTGCCGGGACTGGCCACTTCGCCAAAGCCCTTCCGCACCCGTGCTGCCAACTCCTCCCCCTTGGTTTGCAGGAGCAATCTAGAGGGAGGGCAAGGGTCGCCCGAGAGGGGAAACTTCGTCGTGAGCACGCGGACCCAACCGGCCGGCCGCGCGCGCACGAGCGACTCCCAGAGAAAGGCATCGCGGGCCTGACGCCCTTGCCTGGAGCGAAGTCCCAAGTCCTCTCGAAGCTGATTCGGTAGGAAAGGATCGTCTTGAATTCGTTCCGGGACCGCCCCCTCGTGCAAACCCACCAAAAGAAGATGGTCGGCCTGCTCGTAGGACAGCTCGAGCCAACCTTGCAGGTCCATGACCCCTCGTTCCTCCTCCTGAAAAACGCGCTGCGAGCCCAGCTCTTTCGCAAGCAGGGTCAGGCAATCGCCGAAAGACCACTCCGTGCGCCTTCGCCAATCCTGCCAGCTCTCACAGGCCCCCGCCACCACCTGCGCCGCCTCCTCCGATAAGCCGGAGAGCACCTCCTCCAGCAAAGACCAAACCTTCTCTTCCCCGCCCCGCCTTCTCAGCTCCTCATGCAAGCGCGTCACCGCTTGCAAGGCCTCCCGAAGCGGCCCCTTGGCCCCTCTTCGCAGATCCACTAAGGACATCGCGACGGTGCGTTCTTTCTCCCGATAAAAGGCGCCCAAGAGCTGGAAGGCCTTCTCGTCTGCCGGCCAACGAAGCCAGGTCTCCACGGCCGAAAGTGAGGGCTCCGGCCCGGCCAACTCCCTCAAGGCATCCAGCCAACGAAGAAAGCCCTCCAGAGGCGCGCGACTCCCCTCAGGACGAAAAGGAGACCAACCGCTCTCTTGAAAAGCGCGCTCGATGGCTGGCGTCAGACGGGAGTCGCACATCCCGACCGCAGCCTTCCACGAAGGCACCTCCGCAAACGCGCGGACCGCTGCCCGACTGGCCTCCTCCGCATCGCGCAGGACCTCCCAGCGCTCTTCCCATTTTGGAAAGGGCAGAATCCGCTCCTTCCAAAATTCCTGCCTGGGACCTCCCCAGTCATCAAAGCCCTCCGCCACCTCCTGAGAAGCGTGAATCAAAACCTCCATCCTCGTCCCCTCATCTGCCAATCGCCGCCAAGCCCTCCGAGCCAGCGGCGAAGGATCCGGCACCCCGGCCAGGACCACCTGCCTGAAGCCTCTCGGCAGTTCGATCGTTTCGATGGCACGCTCCTTGGCCCGGGCCGGGGGCTCCAAGCCCCACCTTCCCAGCAAGTGAAAGACCTCGCTCGCGAGCCGCTCCAAAGCGATCCAGCGACCCCTCTCCGGGGTCCGCGACCGCACCGCCTCCCAGCTCAGATTGGCTTCGGCCAACTCATCGACCACTTTCGCGAATTCCTGGCCCAAGCTGAGCTCCCACGAGAGAGAGCGTTCCTCGGGGAGTCTCGGGAAAAGTGGTCGGAGAGACTCGTCCGGGGCCGATCGGAGAACCTCCGCCCAAGCGGCCTTGACCGCCAGCGGCGGGGCCGCCGAATCGCTTTGGAAAAACCAGCTCGGCGTCACCACCTGCGGCGAAAGCAAGCCCGAGCCCTCCTCGTCCGCCCGCTCGGCCAAGGCCTCCCGAAGTCGCCGACCACTCTGGGCCGTCGGCACCACCACCAGCATCTTCGGCAAGTCCGCTCTCCGTTGCCAAAGCCACTCCACGACCTTCCCTAAAAGCGGTCCCTCCCACCCTAAAAAATGACGAGTGGAAAAGGGAAGCGGCACCCGCAATCGAAAATCGAAAATCGAAAATCAGCAATCTAGAACTTCAAGATCATGAGCCACGAGCGTGAATCTCGTCGCGACTCAGCAAGGCTTCAGTAGAAAATCCGGGTTGAGTTCCACGCAATCGTCGAATGGCGGACGCGATTTGTGAGGGCGCCTCACTCTCGGAATCTGGATCTTCTTGCAGGGCTTCAAAAAACTGTCGAACCAAACCGGTCACCGAAGTATTCGCCTGCGCAGCCAGCACCCTGGTTTTCCGGTAAAGATCTTCCTCAATCGATACGGTAATATTTTTCACTGTATCGCAGTATCACGGCCGATTTGTCAGCCAAGCTAGGAGTGCATCAGCGTCTCAATCTCCTCCGCCTCGATGGGGATGTCCGCCATAAGATCGGTAAAGCCGTCTGCCTCGATCACGATATTGTTCTCTAAGCGGACTCCGAGCGACTCCTCTGGAAGATAGATCCCTGGCTCGACCGTGAAGACCATCCCCTTCTTCACCACGATATCGGCCGGCCCCACATCATGCACGTCCAGGCCCAAGAGATGGGAAGTGCCATGCATGAAGAACTTCTTCACAGCGGGCTTGTCGGCGGGTGCCTGCTCGACCTCCTCCTTGGTCAAAAGGCCCAAGCCGACTAGCTCGGAAGCCATCACCTTCTCCACCTCTTTCTGGTATTCCCGTAAAACCACTCCCGGTCGCAGAATCTGGCAAGCCTCACGGAAAACCCGCAAGACCGCGTCATACACGGCCCGCTGTCGCTCACTGAATCGCCCGCTCACTGGAATCGTGCGCGTGAGATCGGCATTGTAATATCCGTAGCAGGCAGCCGCATCCATCAGGACCAACTCCCCTTCCTGGCAAACTTGATTGTTTTCCAAGTAATGGAGGATACAAGCGCGCTTTCCCGAACCCACAATGGGGGAATAGGCAAAGCCCTCCGCCCCTCGGCGCAGATACTCATGCAGCATCTCGGCCTCAATCTCATATTCCATCATCCCAGGTCGGAGACAACGCAGCACCCGCAGAAATCCGTCGCGCGTGATCTCGCTGGCCTTCTGCAAGACGCGCCGTTCCTCGGGCGACTTGACCGCCCGCAGTGGATAAACCAGAGGAGCCAAACGGCGGAGGGGATGGAGCGGA
The genomic region above belongs to Verrucomicrobiota bacterium and contains:
- the hisI gene encoding phosphoribosyl-AMP cyclohydrolase; this translates as MSTEQSSQESTIAPFGDRDDRHAVEECLLLAPKFDERGLIVAVAQDATTKEVLMVAYMNEESLRLTLQLGEAVYFSRSRQELWHKGKTSGHVQKIKDLRVDCDQDCLLLEVEQVGPGCCHVGYRSCFYRSAPLAEEAEEAEAYPLNQAIPEKAYDPSKVYF
- a CDS encoding metallophosphoesterase family protein, with the translated sequence MKIAILSDVHDRLDHLASVLVQVRKLNCQRLFFLGDFCAPFSLKALAEGFDGPIEAIFGNNDGDEFLLCQIATGYEHVSLHGHYAELEVGSRKAALYHYPEVALRLAQSGPLDAVFSGHDHQRYQKRLGQTLWANPGEVMGRFGVVSFGIWESEENAFEHVMISIGEE
- a CDS encoding UvrD-helicase domain-containing protein, whose translation is MRFRHLLIEASAGSGKTYQLANRFLTLLALGIPPERILALTFTRLAAGEFADRILSRLAGAAGDRELAEALATDLKKTLPDVVEGLGDFPEALDQRRCQQLLDAVTRNLDRLSLGTLDSFFARIVRNFAYELGVAGFELLEEAALEEVRIDVLARILNQSASHRESDAFLEAFRGATMGQEENRLYRTLTTFTEEHHERYLLQRNEAAWGNPEKIWPTGLPAGEARYWELAPEIRDLLESASIQKGGKTVQNTFLKGVEWLEEKRPGVPAKKNPPSGVGHLLRLLPALSDQGFAIHESKTQRFEIEGPLAAKLAGLAGSWLREEVRNLVRRTQGVYGLLKKFESAYEVGVRRRGRLGFSDVKLVLSDGVSEALREQLNFRLDARFDHWLLDEFQDTSRKEWIGIHGLVDEVAQDAEGTRSLFVVGDTKQGIYGWRGGETRLMQDLRSYYGEALHSKPMDESWRSSQVILDLVNAVCDLRASPAGALFPEESLARWRFNRQVAAKEKPGWSRVLLIERGQEADWKKARLAGTLEVLLEERAWEKGATCAVLLRSGQRVLETADFLRKQGVPAEAVGDRSIAEDHPGGAVLLDLARWLHCPEDDFAWAHLQLSPLGRWLGERAAAWVTWQTCAQKEGLVAVLEKAMVPLLQAGRSEFTRQRLEAFLLGARAWEEANQGGSWRELVLFLENLKQREGGASGQVQVMTFHKAKGLGWDVVVLPDLDDCDAFDHGNHLKILEKKGKLGEIDQLLLPPSSIIYENQPVLSEWSEQWKADQCYENFCLLYVALTRAKHSLHVLLDSERTSQQNRRFGDWLRAALVREGKEGPGSELLWEKRQGDWLAEHGIAPAGEQREKPLRPLERPKERRKRRTPSQAKEKSPPAFGRKSGREFGSRVHAIFERIGWMDELRPERSGPEGQLVHDCLKVPEIGSLFDRAAYHAQAELRCEQAFDVVLDGQWVSGVIDRLIIEPDQVTIVDFKTDALESVAQLRERYAGQMKGYRRAMAKVLGRENDRMEVFLLSTHLKALIEVR
- a CDS encoding PD-(D/E)XK nuclease family protein, which translates into the protein MEWLWQRRADLPKMLVVVPTAQSGRRLREALAERADEEGSGLLSPQVVTPSWFFQSDSAAPPLAVKAAWAEVLRSAPDESLRPLFPRLPEERSLSWELSLGQEFAKVVDELAEANLSWEAVRSRTPERGRWIALERLASEVFHLLGRWGLEPPARAKERAIETIELPRGFRQVVLAGVPDPSPLARRAWRRLADEGTRMEVLIHASQEVAEGFDDWGGPRQEFWKERILPFPKWEERWEVLRDAEEASRAAVRAFAEVPSWKAAVGMCDSRLTPAIERAFQESGWSPFRPEGSRAPLEGFLRWLDALRELAGPEPSLSAVETWLRWPADEKAFQLLGAFYREKERTVAMSLVDLRRGAKGPLREALQAVTRLHEELRRRGGEEKVWSLLEEVLSGLSEEAAQVVAGACESWQDWRRRTEWSFGDCLTLLAKELGSQRVFQEEERGVMDLQGWLELSYEQADHLLLVGLHEGAVPERIQDDPFLPNQLREDLGLRSRQGRQARDAFLWESLVRARPAGWVRVLTTKFPLSGDPCPPSRLLLQTKGEELAARVRKGFGEVASPGKSAVVWQRDWNLQLPEGGLAFPAQKALSPSLLRDYLRCPFRFYLKHALGMERTDPEKREMNALDFGSLAHRVLEQFGRGESRGSSDAEEIAEFLSQELDQELARFFGPEPSLAVAVQAESLRERLRKFAEEQAVHRAEGWRVVETEYQFRGETALELGGRRFHLTIDRVDERDGEFQIWDYKTSGKRTSPGEQHLQAWPENRDALGPLVPKKGRQKQDRGWVDLQLPLYAWAAAQTWTGGRVPQVGYIHLPRAMSEVDFESWEEEEALQSEALAWAEEAVRRIDAGQFLPETEWTGEEAKFDEFASLAAGGTSLSEAFGREGGAGVA
- a CDS encoding aminopeptidase P N-terminal domain-containing protein, coding for MKCPPLDPELFVGNRGRLVGAMAQGSLAVVNSNDPQPSNADGILGFRQNSDLFYLTGVDQEETTLVLFPGAAREEMREVLFLRETNEHIALWEGEKLTKEQARQRTGIKTVYWSHQFWSVVRPLLMECESVYLNSNEHARAGEEVETLALRFIHEFKRRYPLHPLRRLAPLVYPLRAVKSPEERRVLQKASEITRDGFLRVLRCLRPGMMEYEIEAEMLHEYLRRGAEGFAYSPIVGSGKRACILHYLENNQVCQEGELVLMDAAACYGYYNADLTRTIPVSGRFSERQRAVYDAVLRVFREACQILRPGVVLREYQKEVEKVMASELVGLGLLTKEEVEQAPADKPAVKKFFMHGTSHLLGLDVHDVGPADIVVKKGMVFTVEPGIYLPEESLGVRLENNIVIEADGFTDLMADIPIEAEEIETLMHS